The following nucleotide sequence is from Desulfobacterales bacterium.
GCCAGGGTCGGCGACAGGGAATGGGCCAGGGAAATCGGCGCCGGCACATATCCCCGGGCACGTCGAATGAACCGGGTGGTGCCGGCGGCCGCTTGCACAAGCGTATCATCGTTTCGCTGATAAATGGGTCGATCGTGCATCAGAAAATAATCCGCGATATCGGATAGCTGTGTAAAGGCCGTTTCGTTGTCAATACAGAGCGGCTCACCGCCGCGATTGCCGCTGGTCATGATCAGCGCGATAAACGCGGCATTCAAAAGCAGATGATGCAACGGCGTATAGGGCAGCATCACGCCGAAATAGCGATTTCCCGGCGCCACCGCCTCGGCAAGCAAATCGGGAAAACGCTTTTGCAGGAGCACCATAGGCCGCTCCATGGCCGTGAGAAGCGCGGCTTCCGCAGGCGATAGATGCGCATACCGGCGCACCGCAGCCATATCGCGGGACATCAGGGCAAAGGGTTTGTCCGGCCGGTTTTTTCGCTTTCGAAGGGTTTGGACCGCTTCTTCGTTTTCGGCATCGACCGCCAGATGAAAACCGCCCAGGCCCTTGACCGCCAGCACATATCCTTCTTTGAGAAGCTTCTGTGCCTCGCCCACGGGATCTTCTGCAAGCATGGCGCGTCGCCGGTTGTCAAAAAGCCTCACCTGCGGGCCGCAATCCGGGCAGGCGTTGGGCTGGGCATGAAACCGGCGGTTGGCCGGATCTTCATATTCGGCCCGGCACAAGGGGCACATGGAAAAGCCTTTCATGGCGGTTTTGGGCCGGTCGTAGGGAATATCTTCAATGATCGTGTACCGGGGGCCGCAATTGGTGCAATTGATAAAGGGATAGCGAAACCGCCGATTCCGGGGGTCTTGCATCTCGCCAAGGCAATCGTCGCAGACGGAAACATCCGGCGCGACAAAGGTTGCCGCGTCGTTTTGTGTTTCGCTGGGAATGATGGTAAAGGCCCGCGCATGCGTGAGGGCTTCGGCCCGGGAGCGAATGTCGGTGATGCGGGATAACGGCGGGCACTGGGTGCGCAGAGTCGTGCAAAACGATTCGATGCGCTCCGGCGCCCCTTCGATATGAATGATGACACCGGTGGTGCTGTTTGCCACCGTTCCGGTCAACGCCAGTTTATTGGCCAATTGGTAGACAAAGGGCCGAAATCCGACGCCCTGAACAATTCCGCGCACTTCAACGCCCAAGGCAGTGGGGGTAGCTTTCATGAACCTGTTTCAGTAGGCCCGCCTTGCCCGGACTCGCCCGTGAACGCGGATAGCGCCACGGCTTGCCTCAGCAAATCGAGCGTTTCCCTGGCAGCCGCTTCATCGATCTTATGAATGGCAAAGCCGGCATGCACGATCACATAATCGCCCACCTGCGCGTCTTCAATGAGCAACAAAGAGGCTGTCCGCTGAACGCCGTCCACATCGATCATGGCCATTTCGTTATCAATATGTACGATTTTGGATGGAATGGCTAAGCACATCGCGCATCGGTCCTCTTTTCATAGGTGACATTAAGCAGATCGAGCTCGGCCAACACTCGGTCCACCACGGGATCAACCTGCTGTTGCAGGGTAGCGGTAAGGGTAATGCCGAGGGTTTGCATATCCTCCGGCTCAACCCCCACGATCACCGTTTTCGGCACATGATCCAGGGCCTCACATAGGGTTAACGCTTCCAGCAAATCCACCTGATGCAGCGAGTTTTTCATTCGAATCCGTCTGGGAATGTCCGCACCCGCCAGCCGGTAAAAGGTGCCGGGCGATTGACCGTTTCGAATGATATCCACCACAATCAGGTGTTCGGGCTGCGACATGATTCCCAGCAGGTTGATTCCCAAGACACCGCCGTCCACCACCGACACCGCTTCCGGGAAAAGGTAACGTGCTTCCAGTCGTTGAACGACATGAATGCCAAAGCCCTCATCCGTATAAAGAAGATTCCCCACGCCAAGAATCGTTACAACAGGCTTATTTATCATGACTTCCTTTATGGCTTACAGCAGCTCAAGCAAACACGGCCGGTGCCGGGCGGCATCGGCCATGTCTGCAAGCTTTTCATAACCTATTAGCCGTCATTTTGAACCGGCGCAAGATGAAACAGGTTTACCCTCTCTTTTGCACCGTGTCTTGCGGCTACACCACCCTGACCTTGTAGACCTCATTGCTTTTCGGATCAATCACATGAACCGCACAGGCAATACAAGGATCAAAGGAATGCACAGTTCGAAGCACCTCCAGGGGTTGTTTGGGATCGGCGATGGGAGTTCCGATCAGCGCTTCCTCTACGGGGCTTTTCTGGCCGGATGCGTCCCTGGGACCCAAGTTCCAGGTAGAGGGCACGACATATTGATAGTTCTCGATCTTTTTATCCTTTATTTTTACCCAATGCCCGAGCGCCCCCCGAGGCACATCATTTAACCCGATGCCCTGGCCGGCTGCCGGCATTTCATAGGGCTCATAAATCTTGGTGTCCCCGTTTTTAATGTTTCCAATCAACTCATTGAGCCAGCCTTTCATGGCCTCACCGATCACAACGGTCTCGATGGCCCTGGCGGCTGTTCGTCCCAGTGTGGAGAAAAGGGCCGCTGCCGGAATCGATAAGTCCGTCAACACCTTATCCACCAAGGGTTTAACTTCCTTGTGAGATTTGCCGTAAGCGATCAGCACTCGGGCAAGAGGACCCACTTCACAAGAAAGATTTTCATACCGGGGGGCCTTTATCCAGGAATATTTCCCGTCATCCGGTTTATAGACCGGGTTTTCCTGAAGCGGTTTGGTCTCTCCGGCAAAGGGGTGAAGGGACGCATTTCCCTCATACCAGGAGCGGTGAATATGTTCGGTGACCGCTTCCTGCTTGGCCATCTGAACATCGCCGAGATTTCTGTTTTTGATGATGCCCCTTGGAAAATAAAGGCTTTCCGGTTCTTTTTCGTTCGCCGGAAAATCCCCCCACCCCAGAAAGTTGGTGCAGCCACCGATGGCGCCCCAATCCTTATAAAATCCGGCAATGGCCATCAGGTCCGGCAAATAAACGTTGGTAATAAAATTCTGGGTTTCTTCGGTGATGAACATGAATTCGGCCAGCCGGTCCGGGGAAAGGGCCTCCACGCAGGTCACCCCGCCCACCACCAGGGATTGGGGATGCGGGTTTTTACCCCCGAATATGGCATGAAGCCTTGCCGTTCGTGCCTGAAGCTTGAGTGCCTCGATGTAATGAGCCGCCGCCATCAGGTTGGCTTCAGGCGGCAGCTTATACGCTGAATGTCCCCAATAGGCATTGTTAAACGGCCCCAACTGACCACTTTCCACAAAGGTTTTAAGTCGTTGCTGAACCCCGCGGTAGTGTTTGACGCCGCCCAACTGGGCGTTACTGACATTATCGGCCAGGGTAGCGGTTTTCTGCGGATCCGCTTTCAGCGCGCTGATGATATCGACCCAGTCAAGGGCATGCAGATGATAAAAGTGAACCAGATGGTCATGCTGGTATTGGGCGCCATGGAGGAGGTTTCTGATCAGACGCGCGTTTTGGGGAATTTTTACCCCGACGGCATCATCCACGGCGCGCACGGACGCCACCGCGTGAACATAGGTGCAAACCCCGCAGGAGCGTTGGACAAAATGATGGGCATCTCGCGGATCACGTCCGATTAACATCATCTCGATGCCCCGGAACATCTGCCCGGAACTCCAGGCATTGGTGACTTTTCCCCCTTCCAC
It contains:
- the hypF gene encoding carbamoyltransferase HypF, whose protein sequence is MKATPTALGVEVRGIVQGVGFRPFVYQLANKLALTGTVANSTTGVIIHIEGAPERIESFCTTLRTQCPPLSRITDIRSRAEALTHARAFTIIPSETQNDAATFVAPDVSVCDDCLGEMQDPRNRRFRYPFINCTNCGPRYTIIEDIPYDRPKTAMKGFSMCPLCRAEYEDPANRRFHAQPNACPDCGPQVRLFDNRRRAMLAEDPVGEAQKLLKEGYVLAVKGLGGFHLAVDAENEEAVQTLRKRKNRPDKPFALMSRDMAAVRRYAHLSPAEAALLTAMERPMVLLQKRFPDLLAEAVAPGNRYFGVMLPYTPLHHLLLNAAFIALIMTSGNRGGEPLCIDNETAFTQLSDIADYFLMHDRPIYQRNDDTLVQAAAGTTRFIRRARGYVPAPISLAHSLSPTLACGGELKNTLCLARDHHAIVSQHIGDMGALSSLEFFKETVDHLKKISKITPRIVAHDLHPDYLSTQYALGLSDVRTVAVQHHHAHVVSCMAEHHLDGPVIGLALDGTGFGPDGAVWGGEVLIAKRASFIRAAHLAYVPMPGGEAAIQAPWRMALSYLYHGFGADIPFDALPFLKQTGPDQTHAVLEILSKNVRSPATSSAGRLFDGISAMAGFCHTISFEGQAAMALEAAAGGAAIDGWAPYAWEIRHVGDVRQIGIAPMIRQVARDVAAGAAVGEISCRFHATLIEIFGGLCREVRKETDLNRVVMSGGVFQNKRLLEGLNAFLSAQGFEVYTHHKVPTNDGGLSLGQAVASGAMVAV
- a CDS encoding HypC/HybG/HupF family hydrogenase formation chaperone translates to MCLAIPSKIVHIDNEMAMIDVDGVQRTASLLLIEDAQVGDYVIVHAGFAIHKIDEAAARETLDLLRQAVALSAFTGESGQGGPTETGS
- a CDS encoding HyaD/HybD family hydrogenase maturation endopeptidase; translated protein: MINKPVVTILGVGNLLYTDEGFGIHVVQRLEARYLFPEAVSVVDGGVLGINLLGIMSQPEHLIVVDIIRNGQSPGTFYRLAGADIPRRIRMKNSLHQVDLLEALTLCEALDHVPKTVIVGVEPEDMQTLGITLTATLQQQVDPVVDRVLAELDLLNVTYEKRTDARCA
- a CDS encoding nickel-dependent hydrogenase large subunit, encoding MAKRITIDPITRIEGHLKIEVEVEGGKVTNAWSSGQMFRGIEMMLIGRDPRDAHHFVQRSCGVCTYVHAVASVRAVDDAVGVKIPQNARLIRNLLHGAQYQHDHLVHFYHLHALDWVDIISALKADPQKTATLADNVSNAQLGGVKHYRGVQQRLKTFVESGQLGPFNNAYWGHSAYKLPPEANLMAAAHYIEALKLQARTARLHAIFGGKNPHPQSLVVGGVTCVEALSPDRLAEFMFITEETQNFITNVYLPDLMAIAGFYKDWGAIGGCTNFLGWGDFPANEKEPESLYFPRGIIKNRNLGDVQMAKQEAVTEHIHRSWYEGNASLHPFAGETKPLQENPVYKPDDGKYSWIKAPRYENLSCEVGPLARVLIAYGKSHKEVKPLVDKVLTDLSIPAAALFSTLGRTAARAIETVVIGEAMKGWLNELIGNIKNGDTKIYEPYEMPAAGQGIGLNDVPRGALGHWVKIKDKKIENYQYVVPSTWNLGPRDASGQKSPVEEALIGTPIADPKQPLEVLRTVHSFDPCIACAVHVIDPKSNEVYKVRVV